From the Garra rufa chromosome 17, GarRuf1.0, whole genome shotgun sequence genome, one window contains:
- the LOC141290244 gene encoding XK-related protein 8-like — translation MVETQERCTFFRLLEYLFTLVGLVVFVLDIVLDIWTVVSFYQDGSYVYMAVLIFLLLGSSVLLQVFSWLWYSDSLEKLETTVEKFAKEHLLVKPFHFLQLGVCLRYTGMIETSTMDIFYHTNSFTEGIAMHLSQDFQMLRLFETFSESVPQLILMMSRILQIRELELITVLKFLTSAAAIASSVTLYHRSMRAFLPKKRKMSWISSGIYFLWNLLLIIPRVTALVLFCSVLPCYIIAHFLSLWMLLVLLAWSQKTNHMEHPGWEWLYRAAVGLIWYFSWFNISTERIKLTVVVYYTLIALDTAMLLGLWCWKVFEYAGCWSSLNPHLVIPTLLGFYVIGILVKLIYYRWFHPNCDEKKRTEAANYDMDTDLTLEDVTAVPEQPPTGVIKRSRTMAANFYI, via the exons ATGGTGGAGACTCAGGAGAGATGCACTTTTTTTCGTTTATTGGAATACCTGTTTACTTTGGTGGGATTAGTTGTGTTTGTATTGGATATAGTGCTGGACATTTGGACTGTTGTGTCATTTTATCAGGATGGGTCCTATGTGTACATGGCAGTGCTGATCTTTCTGCTGCTGGGCTCTTCAGTGTTGTTACAGGTGTTCAGCTGGCTCTGGTACTCTGATTCACTGGAAAAGCTTGAGACTACAGTGGAGAAATTTGCAAAGGAGCATTTATTGGTCAAACCATTCCACTTCCTGCAGCTTGGAGTCTGCCTCAG GTATACTGGGATGATAGAGACTTCCACAATGGATATTTTTTATCACACTAATAGTTTCACAGAGGGTATTGCCATGCACCTGAGCCAAGACTTTCAGATGCTTCGTCTATTTGAGACGTTTTCTGAAAGCGTCCCACAACTCATACTCATGATGTCTAGAATCCTACAGATAAGAGAGCTGGAGCTTATTACAG ttttgaaATTCCTTACGTCAGCTGCTGCAATTGCCAGTAGTGTTACCTTGTACCACCGCAGCATGCGTGCCTTTCTTCCTAAAAAGCGCAAGATGAGCTGGATCTCCTCTGGCATCTACTTCCTGTGGAACTTGTTGCTGATTATTCCCCGTGTAACTGCTCTGGTGCTCTTCTGCAGTGTATTGCCATGCTACATCATAGCTCACTTCCTGTCCTTGTGGATGCTGCTGGTTTTGTTGGCCTGGAGCCAGAAAACAAATCACATGGAACATCCTGGTTGGGAATGGCTCTACAGAGCTGCTGTTGGACTCATCTGGTACTTCAGCTGGTTTAACATATCAACAGAAAGGATAAAATTAACGGTGGTTGTCTATTATACTTTAATAGCTTTGGACACAGCGATGCTGTTGGGCCTCTGGTGCTGGAAGGTGTTTGAGTATGCAGGCTGCTGGAGCTCCTTGAATCCTCATCTAGTGATCCCGACACTCCTAGGTTTTTACGTCATTGGGATACTCGTAAAATTGATATACTACAGATGGTTTCATCCCAACTGTgatgaaaaaaaaagaactgaaGCTGCAAATTATGACATGGACACAGACTTGACTCTGGAAGATGTAACTGCAGTTCCTGAGCAGCCTCCCACTGGAGTCATCAAGAGGAGCAGGACCATGGCAGCCAATTTCTACATTTAA